Within the Corallococcus exiguus genome, the region ATGCCCTTGGGCTTGGAGGTGTGGAAGGGCTCGAAGAGGTGCTCCTGCACGCCCGGCGGTGGCCCGCCCCCGTTGTCCTCCACCGTCACCACCGCCGCGTCCGCGTCCAGGCGGGCGCGCACGCGCACCTGGGGCTCTGCCACCTTGCCCAGGTCCTTGGCCGCCACCGTGGCCTCCATCGCGTTGCGCACCAGGTTGTCCAGCGCGGTGGTGAGCAGCAACGGGTCGCACGACAGGGGCGCCGCGTCCGGGGGCACGTCCACGTCCACGCGCACTTCCCCCGCCTCCGGCAGCGAGCGCAGGCCTTCCACCACGTCACGCACCAGCTGGGACAGGTTCACGTCCACGCGGCGCACGACGGGCGGCTTGCCGAAGTTGAGCAGCGACGTGGCCAGGTGCGCCAGCCGGTCAATCTGGCCGTGCAGCGTGCGCACCACGAGCCCGCCTTCCCCCTCCGGCGAGACGAGGCCGGTGGCGGCCTTGAGGCCGTTGAGGGAGTTCTTCACCTCGTGCGCGATGAGGCTGGCGGCGCTGCCCAGCGCGGCCATCTTCTCCTGCTGCGCGGAGCGCGTCTCCACCTCGCGGAACAGGCCGTAGACGCGGCGCCAGTGGACGGTGAAGAGCACCAGCGTGCCCACCTGGAGCAGCGCCAGCACCAGCAGCTGCACGAGGAAGCGGTCGCGCAGGCCGGACAGGAGCGCGGTCTCGTCCGCGGCGAGCACCAGGTGCAGCCCCGTGCCGGGCACGGGCGTGGCGGTGAGGAAGGTCTCCGGCATCGCGTCCAGCGACGGGGGCCGGACGCCCTCGCGGATGAAGTCGCGCAGCTCTCCGGACGCGCGCGACACGTTGGCCCATGAGGGTGGCGCGCTCGGCAGGAAGAGGTCTCCCGAGGCGTTGAGGACGAGCAGCTCCAGGTCGTTGCTCAGGGGCCGCCCGCCCGGCAGCGCCGTCCCCGTGTCCAGCAGGCCCGCGAGCACCGCGGTCGTCTCGCCCGCGCGCACCACCGGCACCGCGACGACGAAGAGGGACGCGCCCGGCGCGATGGCGTCCACCACCGACGTCTGGCGCGCGAGCACTTGTTGGAACCAGGGGCGCGTGGCGAAGCCGTCCTGGGCTTGCGCCTCGTCGAGCGGTGGGTCGCTCCAGCGCAGCTTGCCCTGCGCGTCCAGCACCATCACGCCCGCGTGGAAGAGGCCGGCGCGGGGCGTGGTGAGGTCCTGGAGGTCCTCGGTGGGCAGCTCGCGCTTCACGTCCGGGCCCACGCCCTCGGACACGCGCAGGAGCTCCGTTTGGAGCAGCTTCAGGTGCAGGCCCAGCGCCTCCGCGTAGACGCGGGCCTCGCGCGTCATGCGGGACTGGAACTCCGCACGGGCCACGGCCACGTCACTGCGGTAGGAGAGCAGCGGTCCCGCGACGGCGACCGCGCCCAACAACACCAGGCCCGCGACGACGGAGCGGACGAACTGCCGCTCCGCCTGGGCGAGCCCGGGCCGGCCCGAAGGCGCGGCTGACATCTCAGGCGCTGAGCTTGGTGGCACCCGCGCTCTGGGACAGCTTGTCGGTGAGGTACTGCCCGGAGAAGCACGCGGTGCAGTAGGTGCTCCGCTTCGGGTCCTCCACCGCGGTGCCCAGGCCTTCCAGCGACAGGTAGCCCAGGGAGTCCGCCGTCACGTACTTCGCGATTTCATCCGTGGTGTGGCTGGCCGCGATGAGCTCCGTGCGGCTGGGCGTGTCGATGCCGTAGTAGCAGGGCCACTGCGTGGGCGGCGACGAGATGCGCAGGTGCACCTCCACGGCGCCCGCGGCCTTGAGCATCTTCACGATCTTCCGGCTGGTGGTGCCGCGCACGATGGAGTCGTCCACCACCACCACGCGCTTGCCCTTGAGCACCTGGCGCACGGCGGACAGCTTCAGCTTCACGCCGAAGTGGCGGATGGACTGCTGCGGCTCGATGAAGGTGCGGCCCACGTAGTGGCTGCGGATGAGGCCCACGTCGTAGGGGATGCCGCTCGCCTGCGAGAAGCCGATGGCCGCGGGCACGCCGGAGTCCGGCACCGCGATGACCAGGTCCGCCTCCGCGGGCTGCTCGCGCGCCAGCTGCATGCCCAGGCGCTTGCGCACCTCGTACACGCTGCTGCCGAAGAGCACCGAGTCCGGCTTGGCGAAGTAGACGTGCTCGAAGATGCAGCGGCCCAGCCGGGCCGCGGGCTTGAACGGCATGCTGGAGCGCAGCACGCCGTTCTCGATGACGACCAGCTCGCCCGGCTCCAGCTCGCGGACGATCTCCGCCTCGATGAGGTCCAACGCCGTCGTCTCGCTGGCGAGCACGTAGGCGCCTTCCTTCATCTTGCCCAGCACCAGCGGCCGGAAGCCGTTGGGGTCGCGCACCGCGATGAGCTTGTCCTCGGTGAGGAGCAGGATGCTGTACGCGCCCTCCACCCGGCGCAGCGCTTCCACGAGGCGGGCCTCGAAGGTGGGCTGCTTGGAGCGGGCGAGGAGGTGCATCACCACCTCCGTGTCCGCGTCCGACTGGAAGAGCGCGCCCTCCGACTCCAGCTCCGCCTTGAGCTCCACCGCGTTCACGAGGTTGCCGTTGTGCGCGATGGAGAACTGGCCGCCCGCGTAGTTCACGAACAGGGGCTGGGCGTTCTTGATGCCACTGCCACCCGCCGTGCTGTAGCGCACGTGGCCGATGGCCGCCTTGCCGGGGAGCCCTTCAATCACCGGCGCGGTGAAGATGTCGGCGACCAGGCCCATCTGCCGGTGCGCGCGCAGGACGTGCCCGTCGGACGCGACGATTCCGGCGGACTCCTGTCCGCGGTGCTGCAGGGCGTGCAACCCCAGGTACGTCAGGTTGGACGCCTCTCCGTGACCCACGATTCCGAAGATGCCGCACATGGCGCGCTGCCTTACCCCTTTCGACCGCGAAGCGGAACAGGAACGCACGCCTTGAAGGTGGGTATTCCACCATCAGCCGACGTCGGCCCTTGTAGGCCAGGCAAGGCACCGTTGCCCGAAAGGTAGGAGCCGCCTGGAAGCGCCGAGGGGTTACGCTGCCTCCGGCATGTCCTCTTCCCGGCGCTCCTTCCTCCGCCCCTTGCTGCCCTTCGCCTTGTTAACGGCCGGGGCCGCCTACGCGCTCGCCTCCTGGAACTGGTGTGGGAGGTGGGAGGAGCGCACGCCCGAGGTGCTGTCACAGGTGCGTGGCGAAGGTCCTCTGCGCGCGGGCGCGGCGAAGGTGGCCCTCTCTCCGCCCT harbors:
- a CDS encoding sensor histidine kinase, translating into MSAAPSGRPGLAQAERQFVRSVVAGLVLLGAVAVAGPLLSYRSDVAVARAEFQSRMTREARVYAEALGLHLKLLQTELLRVSEGVGPDVKRELPTEDLQDLTTPRAGLFHAGVMVLDAQGKLRWSDPPLDEAQAQDGFATRPWFQQVLARQTSVVDAIAPGASLFVVAVPVVRAGETTAVLAGLLDTGTALPGGRPLSNDLELLVLNASGDLFLPSAPPSWANVSRASGELRDFIREGVRPPSLDAMPETFLTATPVPGTGLHLVLAADETALLSGLRDRFLVQLLVLALLQVGTLVLFTVHWRRVYGLFREVETRSAQQEKMAALGSAASLIAHEVKNSLNGLKAATGLVSPEGEGGLVVRTLHGQIDRLAHLATSLLNFGKPPVVRRVDVNLSQLVRDVVEGLRSLPEAGEVRVDVDVPPDAAPLSCDPLLLTTALDNLVRNAMEATVAAKDLGKVAEPQVRVRARLDADAAVVTVEDNGGGPPPGVQEHLFEPFHTSKPKGIGLGLAMTRQALEHQGGQLTFERLPDGSRFLLHLPRVPRP
- the purF gene encoding amidophosphoribosyltransferase gives rise to the protein MCGIFGIVGHGEASNLTYLGLHALQHRGQESAGIVASDGHVLRAHRQMGLVADIFTAPVIEGLPGKAAIGHVRYSTAGGSGIKNAQPLFVNYAGGQFSIAHNGNLVNAVELKAELESEGALFQSDADTEVVMHLLARSKQPTFEARLVEALRRVEGAYSILLLTEDKLIAVRDPNGFRPLVLGKMKEGAYVLASETTALDLIEAEIVRELEPGELVVIENGVLRSSMPFKPAARLGRCIFEHVYFAKPDSVLFGSSVYEVRKRLGMQLAREQPAEADLVIAVPDSGVPAAIGFSQASGIPYDVGLIRSHYVGRTFIEPQQSIRHFGVKLKLSAVRQVLKGKRVVVVDDSIVRGTTSRKIVKMLKAAGAVEVHLRISSPPTQWPCYYGIDTPSRTELIAASHTTDEIAKYVTADSLGYLSLEGLGTAVEDPKRSTYCTACFSGQYLTDKLSQSAGATKLSA